The Temnothorax longispinosus isolate EJ_2023e chromosome 12, Tlon_JGU_v1, whole genome shotgun sequence genome includes a window with the following:
- the LOC139823419 gene encoding uncharacterized protein isoform X9, which produces MNSEQHALPATTQAQQEIPVSLPGLNLDGAHLPASVSHLAAHAQMQQQMQAQAQQQLHQQQQQQPQQQQQQSHHQMPNHQNAQNNGPTAHSQNAQRDDNKVKDEGGSCTTERCSDNQVHCQVQCDLQLQPPQDLQQSLMQQQQQQQQQQQQIGVNISGNSTTEGGSQNNSEKPEKEKELRQLNMTQFQVPDLKPGGHMMDVRTADGSVVKISAGNEQDLAKTLGVEMVQNMYKVNVEDINQLLAYHEVFGKLQSEIAAGTTLVGSTVPTQTVTTIQNGTPIVQQVQLNKFDIKSSDGEATPGPSASPVSVGSHACEICGKIFQFRYQLIVHRRYHTERKPFTCQVCGKAFSNANDLTRHGKCHLGGSMFTCTVCFHVFANAPSLERHMKRHATDKPYNCTVCGKSFARKEHLDNHTRCHTGETPYRCQYCSKTFTRKEHMVNHVRKHTGETPHRCDICKKSFTRKEHFMNHVMWHTGETPHHCQACGKKYTRKEHLANHMRSHTNDTPFRCEICGKSFTRKEHFTNHIMWHTGETPHRCDFCSKTFTRKEHLLNHVRQHTGESPHRCGFCSKSFTRKEHLVNHIRQHTGETPFRCSYCPKAFTRKDHLVNHVRQHTGESPHKCQYCTKSFTRKEHLTNHVRQHTGESPHRCHFCSKSFTRKEHLTNHVRIHTGESPHRCEFCQRTFTRKEHLNNHLRQHTGDSSHCCNVCSKPFTRKEHLVNHMRCHTGERPFVCTECGKSFPLKGNLLFHMRSHNKGSNAERPFRCDLCPKDFMCKGHLVSHRRSHSDERPHSCPDCGKTFVEKGNMLRHLRKHAAEGPPTQVSTPSAIPQSGVLPIPAAAAVLVGHPLAPPAPPVVPQHTVVVPTPPGVGLASY; this is translated from the exons ATGAATAGTGAGCAGCATGCATTGCCAGCGACTACGCAGGCACAACAAGAG ATTCCTGTATCTCTTCCTGGCCTTAATTTAGACGGCGCACATTTACCAGCGAGTGTCAGTCATCTGGCTGCACATGCACAAATGCAACAACAAATGCAGGCGCAAGCACAGCAGCAGCTGCatcagcagcaacagcagcagccgcagcaacagcagcagcagtctCATCATCAGATGCCGAATCATCAGAACGCTCAGAACAATGGGCCAACGGCGCATAGCCAGAACGCGCAGCGAGACGACAACAAAGTCAAGGACGAGGGCGGTAGTTGCACCACCGAGCGTTGCAGCGACAATCAGGTTCATTGTCAAGTTCAATGCGATCTGCAATTACAACCACCCCAAGATCTTCAACAGAGCTTgatgcaacagcagcagcagcaacaacagcagcagcaacagatCGGGGTCAACATCAGCGGTAACTCCACTACCGAGGGAGGAAGCCAGAACAACTCCGAGAAAcccgagaaagagaaggagttGCGACAACTGAATATGACCCA atttcaaGTCCCTGACTTGAAACCAGGGGGACACATGATGGACGTGAGGACAGCAGACGGATCGGTTGTCAAAATCAGCGCAGGAAACGAGCAAGATTTAGCCAAGACTCTCGGCGTCGAAATGGTACAAAATATGTACAAG GTTAATGTGGAAGATATTAACCAACTCTTGGCGTATCACGAGGTTTTTGGAAAGCTGCAGAGCGAGATTGCAGCTGGAACGACTTTAGTGGGCAGCACTGTGCCTACACAGACAGTTACCACGATACAGAATGGCACGCCAATCGTGCAGCAGGTCCAATTGAACAAATTCGATATAAAGTCGAGCGACGGCGAAGCAACGCCTGGCCCGAGCGCATCGCCCGTGTCGGTTGGCAGCCACGCTTGCGAGATATGCGGAAAGATCTTCCAGTTTCGTTATCAGCTTATTGTACATCGCAGATATCATACCGAGAGAAAGCCATTCACGTGTCAG GTATGCGGCAAAGCGTTCTCAAATGCGAACGATCTAACACGTCACGGCAAATGTCATCTAGGAGGATCCATGTTCACCTGCACCGTTTGCTTTCACGTCTTTGCGAATGCGCCTTCGCTGGAACGTCATATGAAGAGACATGCCACCGACAAACCGTACAATTGCACGGTCTGCGGCAAGAGTTTCGCGCGCAAAGAGCATTTGGATAACCACACGAGATGTCATACTGGCGAGACGCCATATAG ATGTCAATACTGTTCGAAGACATTTACCCGAAAAGAACATATGGTAAATCACGTTCGCAAACACACTGGTGAGACTCCACATCGATGTGATATTTGCAAGAAGAGCTTTACTCGCAAAGAACACTTTATGAACCATGTTATGTGGCATACAGGAGAAACCCCTCATCATTGCCAAGCTTGCGGCAAGAAGTATACGCGCAAAGAGCATCTCGCTAACCATATGCGCTCGCACACAAACGACACGCCGTTCCGTTGTGAAATATGCG GTAAGTCGTTTACGAGGAAGGAGCACTTCACGAACCACATAATGTGGCATACGGGCGAGACGCCGCACCGCTGTGACTTCTGCTCGAAGACGTTCACGCGAAAGGAACACCTCCTGAACCACGTTCGCCAGCACACGGGTGAGTCTCCACACCGATGCGGCTTCTGCTCCAAATCGTTCACCAGAAAGGAACACCTTGTTAACCACATCCGCCAACACACAG GGGAGACGCCCTTCCGCTGTTCGTACTGTCCGAAAGCATTTACGCGGAAGGATCACCTGGTGAACCACGTCAGGCAGCACACGGGTGAGTCACCGCACAAGTGCCAGTATTGCACCAAATCCTTCACGCGGAAGGAACATTTGACCAATCACGTGCGTCAACACACAGGCGAATCGCCACATCGATGCCACTTCTGCTCCAAGTCATTTACTCGTAAGGAGCATTTGACGAATCATGTGCGCATCCACACTGGCGAATCTCCACATAGGTGTGAGTTTTGCCAGAGGACGTTCACTAGGAAAGAACATCTAAATAATCATCTCCGTCAACATACCGGAGATTCCTCACACTGTTGCAACGTATGCTCCAAACCATTCACAAGAAAg GAGCATCTCGTGAATCATATGCGTTGCCATACCGGTGAACGTCCGTTCGTGTGCACAGAATGTGGCAAGAGTTTCCCGCTGAAGGGCAATCTTCTCTTCCATATGCGCTCGCACAACAAGGGCAGCAACGCCGAGAGGCCGTTCCGCTGCGACCTGTGCCCCAAAGATTTCATGTGCAAAGGACACTTAGTCTCGCACCGGCGCTCGCATTCAGACGAGCGGCCGCACAGTTGCCCGGATTGCGGCAAGACCTTCGTCGAGAAGGGCAACATGCTGCGACACTTACGCAAACACGCGGCCGAAGGCCCACCGACACAAGTTAGCACACCGTCAGCTATACCGCAATCCGGTGTCCTGCCGATACCGGCAGCGGCGGCAGTCCTGGTTGGACATCCATTAGCACCGCCGGCGCCGCCTGTTGTGCCGCAACATACGGTGGTCGTGCCGACACCGCCCGGTGTCGGATTGGCGTCGTACTAG
- the LOC139823419 gene encoding uncharacterized protein isoform X6 gives MHCQRLRRHNKSSHHQQQSTAAHHHHQPSVSSSSSHHSSLQSNPQIPVSLPGLNLDGAHLPASVSHLAAHAQMQQQMQAQAQQQLHQQQQQQPQQQQQQSHHQMPNHQNAQNNGPTAHSQNAQRDDNKVKDEGGSCTTERCSDNQVHCQVQCDLQLQPPQDLQQSLMQQQQQQQQQQQQIGVNISGNSTTEGGSQNNSEKPEKEKELRQLNMTQFQVPDLKPGGHMMDVRTADGSVVKISAGNEQDLAKTLGVEMVQNMYKVNVEDINQLLAYHEVFGKLQSEIAAGTTLVGSTVPTQTVTTIQNGTPIVQQVQLNKFDIKSSDGEATPGPSASPVSVGSHACEICGKIFQFRYQLIVHRRYHTERKPFTCQVCGKAFSNANDLTRHGKCHLGGSMFTCTVCFHVFANAPSLERHMKRHATDKPYNCTVCGKSFARKEHLDNHTRCHTGETPYRCQYCSKTFTRKEHMVNHVRKHTGETPHRCDICKKSFTRKEHFMNHVMWHTGETPHHCQACGKKYTRKEHLANHMRSHTNDTPFRCEICGKSFTRKEHFTNHIMWHTGETPHRCDFCSKTFTRKEHLLNHVRQHTGESPHRCGFCSKSFTRKEHLVNHIRQHTGETPFRCSYCPKAFTRKDHLVNHVRQHTGESPHKCQYCTKSFTRKEHLTNHVRQHTGESPHRCHFCSKSFTRKEHLTNHVRIHTGESPHRCEFCQRTFTRKEHLNNHLRQHTGDSSHCCNVCSKPFTRKEHLVNHMRCHTGERPFVCTECGKSFPLKGNLLFHMRSHNKGSNAERPFRCDLCPKDFMCKGHLVSHRRSHSDERPHSCPDCGKTFVEKGNMLRHLRKHAAEGPPTQVSTPSAIPQSGVLPIPAAAAVLVGHPLAPPAPPVVPQHTVVVPTPPGVGLASY, from the exons ATGCATTGCCAGCGACTACGCAGGCACAACAAGAG CTCGCATCATCAGCAACAGTCAACAGCCGcgcatcatcatcatcagcCTTCAGttagcagcagcagcagccacCACAGTTCCCTGCAGTCGAATCCACAG ATTCCTGTATCTCTTCCTGGCCTTAATTTAGACGGCGCACATTTACCAGCGAGTGTCAGTCATCTGGCTGCACATGCACAAATGCAACAACAAATGCAGGCGCAAGCACAGCAGCAGCTGCatcagcagcaacagcagcagccgcagcaacagcagcagcagtctCATCATCAGATGCCGAATCATCAGAACGCTCAGAACAATGGGCCAACGGCGCATAGCCAGAACGCGCAGCGAGACGACAACAAAGTCAAGGACGAGGGCGGTAGTTGCACCACCGAGCGTTGCAGCGACAATCAGGTTCATTGTCAAGTTCAATGCGATCTGCAATTACAACCACCCCAAGATCTTCAACAGAGCTTgatgcaacagcagcagcagcaacaacagcagcagcaacagatCGGGGTCAACATCAGCGGTAACTCCACTACCGAGGGAGGAAGCCAGAACAACTCCGAGAAAcccgagaaagagaaggagttGCGACAACTGAATATGACCCA atttcaaGTCCCTGACTTGAAACCAGGGGGACACATGATGGACGTGAGGACAGCAGACGGATCGGTTGTCAAAATCAGCGCAGGAAACGAGCAAGATTTAGCCAAGACTCTCGGCGTCGAAATGGTACAAAATATGTACAAG GTTAATGTGGAAGATATTAACCAACTCTTGGCGTATCACGAGGTTTTTGGAAAGCTGCAGAGCGAGATTGCAGCTGGAACGACTTTAGTGGGCAGCACTGTGCCTACACAGACAGTTACCACGATACAGAATGGCACGCCAATCGTGCAGCAGGTCCAATTGAACAAATTCGATATAAAGTCGAGCGACGGCGAAGCAACGCCTGGCCCGAGCGCATCGCCCGTGTCGGTTGGCAGCCACGCTTGCGAGATATGCGGAAAGATCTTCCAGTTTCGTTATCAGCTTATTGTACATCGCAGATATCATACCGAGAGAAAGCCATTCACGTGTCAG GTATGCGGCAAAGCGTTCTCAAATGCGAACGATCTAACACGTCACGGCAAATGTCATCTAGGAGGATCCATGTTCACCTGCACCGTTTGCTTTCACGTCTTTGCGAATGCGCCTTCGCTGGAACGTCATATGAAGAGACATGCCACCGACAAACCGTACAATTGCACGGTCTGCGGCAAGAGTTTCGCGCGCAAAGAGCATTTGGATAACCACACGAGATGTCATACTGGCGAGACGCCATATAG ATGTCAATACTGTTCGAAGACATTTACCCGAAAAGAACATATGGTAAATCACGTTCGCAAACACACTGGTGAGACTCCACATCGATGTGATATTTGCAAGAAGAGCTTTACTCGCAAAGAACACTTTATGAACCATGTTATGTGGCATACAGGAGAAACCCCTCATCATTGCCAAGCTTGCGGCAAGAAGTATACGCGCAAAGAGCATCTCGCTAACCATATGCGCTCGCACACAAACGACACGCCGTTCCGTTGTGAAATATGCG GTAAGTCGTTTACGAGGAAGGAGCACTTCACGAACCACATAATGTGGCATACGGGCGAGACGCCGCACCGCTGTGACTTCTGCTCGAAGACGTTCACGCGAAAGGAACACCTCCTGAACCACGTTCGCCAGCACACGGGTGAGTCTCCACACCGATGCGGCTTCTGCTCCAAATCGTTCACCAGAAAGGAACACCTTGTTAACCACATCCGCCAACACACAG GGGAGACGCCCTTCCGCTGTTCGTACTGTCCGAAAGCATTTACGCGGAAGGATCACCTGGTGAACCACGTCAGGCAGCACACGGGTGAGTCACCGCACAAGTGCCAGTATTGCACCAAATCCTTCACGCGGAAGGAACATTTGACCAATCACGTGCGTCAACACACAGGCGAATCGCCACATCGATGCCACTTCTGCTCCAAGTCATTTACTCGTAAGGAGCATTTGACGAATCATGTGCGCATCCACACTGGCGAATCTCCACATAGGTGTGAGTTTTGCCAGAGGACGTTCACTAGGAAAGAACATCTAAATAATCATCTCCGTCAACATACCGGAGATTCCTCACACTGTTGCAACGTATGCTCCAAACCATTCACAAGAAAg GAGCATCTCGTGAATCATATGCGTTGCCATACCGGTGAACGTCCGTTCGTGTGCACAGAATGTGGCAAGAGTTTCCCGCTGAAGGGCAATCTTCTCTTCCATATGCGCTCGCACAACAAGGGCAGCAACGCCGAGAGGCCGTTCCGCTGCGACCTGTGCCCCAAAGATTTCATGTGCAAAGGACACTTAGTCTCGCACCGGCGCTCGCATTCAGACGAGCGGCCGCACAGTTGCCCGGATTGCGGCAAGACCTTCGTCGAGAAGGGCAACATGCTGCGACACTTACGCAAACACGCGGCCGAAGGCCCACCGACACAAGTTAGCACACCGTCAGCTATACCGCAATCCGGTGTCCTGCCGATACCGGCAGCGGCGGCAGTCCTGGTTGGACATCCATTAGCACCGCCGGCGCCGCCTGTTGTGCCGCAACATACGGTGGTCGTGCCGACACCGCCCGGTGTCGGATTGGCGTCGTACTAG
- the LOC139823419 gene encoding uncharacterized protein isoform X1, translating into MNSEQHALPATTQAQQEDVNAGQSGRPSYPGGLATATASLGNVGSTPHSSADLRVGTAVALASSVASSVAKYWVLTNLFPPGPLPQVSVYHHSHHNSSHRSGGGGEASSSKEPASSLNQEMALTSSSHHQQQSTAAHHHHQPSVSSSSSHHSSLQSNPQIPVSLPGLNLDGAHLPASVSHLAAHAQMQQQMQAQAQQQLHQQQQQQPQQQQQQSHHQMPNHQNAQNNGPTAHSQNAQRDDNKVKDEGGSCTTERCSDNQVHCQVQCDLQLQPPQDLQQSLMQQQQQQQQQQQQIGVNISGNSTTEGGSQNNSEKPEKEKELRQLNMTQFQVPDLKPGGHMMDVRTADGSVVKISAGNEQDLAKTLGVEMVQNMYKVNVEDINQLLAYHEVFGKLQSEIAAGTTLVGSTVPTQTVTTIQNGTPIVQQVQLNKFDIKSSDGEATPGPSASPVSVGSHACEICGKIFQFRYQLIVHRRYHTERKPFTCQVCGKAFSNANDLTRHGKCHLGGSMFTCTVCFHVFANAPSLERHMKRHATDKPYNCTVCGKSFARKEHLDNHTRCHTGETPYRCQYCSKTFTRKEHMVNHVRKHTGETPHRCDICKKSFTRKEHFMNHVMWHTGETPHHCQACGKKYTRKEHLANHMRSHTNDTPFRCEICGKSFTRKEHFTNHIMWHTGETPHRCDFCSKTFTRKEHLLNHVRQHTGESPHRCGFCSKSFTRKEHLVNHIRQHTGETPFRCSYCPKAFTRKDHLVNHVRQHTGESPHKCQYCTKSFTRKEHLTNHVRQHTGESPHRCHFCSKSFTRKEHLTNHVRIHTGESPHRCEFCQRTFTRKEHLNNHLRQHTGDSSHCCNVCSKPFTRKEHLVNHMRCHTGERPFVCTECGKSFPLKGNLLFHMRSHNKGSNAERPFRCDLCPKDFMCKGHLVSHRRSHSDERPHSCPDCGKTFVEKGNMLRHLRKHAAEGPPTQVSTPSAIPQSGVLPIPAAAAVLVGHPLAPPAPPVVPQHTVVVPTPPGVGLASY; encoded by the exons ATGAATAGTGAGCAGCATGCATTGCCAGCGACTACGCAGGCACAACAAGAG GATGTAAACGCGGGTCAAAGTGGTCGTCCTTCATACCCAGGTGGTTTGGCTACTGCGACCGCGAGTCTTGGCAATGTAGGGAGTACTCCCCATTCATCCGCGGACCTGCGTGTAGGTACTGCCGTAGCGTTAGCCTCCTCGGTAGCCTCCTCGGTAGCTAAGTATTGGGTCCTCACCAATCTGTTTCCTCCCGGACCGCTACCTCAAGTCTCGGTCTACCACCATTCCCACCACAACTCCTCGCATAGGAGTGGTGGCGGTGGGGAGGCATCATCCTCCAAAGAGCCAGCCTCTTCACTGAACCAGGAAATGGCGTTGACTTCCAGCTCGCATCATCAGCAACAGTCAACAGCCGcgcatcatcatcatcagcCTTCAGttagcagcagcagcagccacCACAGTTCCCTGCAGTCGAATCCACAG ATTCCTGTATCTCTTCCTGGCCTTAATTTAGACGGCGCACATTTACCAGCGAGTGTCAGTCATCTGGCTGCACATGCACAAATGCAACAACAAATGCAGGCGCAAGCACAGCAGCAGCTGCatcagcagcaacagcagcagccgcagcaacagcagcagcagtctCATCATCAGATGCCGAATCATCAGAACGCTCAGAACAATGGGCCAACGGCGCATAGCCAGAACGCGCAGCGAGACGACAACAAAGTCAAGGACGAGGGCGGTAGTTGCACCACCGAGCGTTGCAGCGACAATCAGGTTCATTGTCAAGTTCAATGCGATCTGCAATTACAACCACCCCAAGATCTTCAACAGAGCTTgatgcaacagcagcagcagcaacaacagcagcagcaacagatCGGGGTCAACATCAGCGGTAACTCCACTACCGAGGGAGGAAGCCAGAACAACTCCGAGAAAcccgagaaagagaaggagttGCGACAACTGAATATGACCCA atttcaaGTCCCTGACTTGAAACCAGGGGGACACATGATGGACGTGAGGACAGCAGACGGATCGGTTGTCAAAATCAGCGCAGGAAACGAGCAAGATTTAGCCAAGACTCTCGGCGTCGAAATGGTACAAAATATGTACAAG GTTAATGTGGAAGATATTAACCAACTCTTGGCGTATCACGAGGTTTTTGGAAAGCTGCAGAGCGAGATTGCAGCTGGAACGACTTTAGTGGGCAGCACTGTGCCTACACAGACAGTTACCACGATACAGAATGGCACGCCAATCGTGCAGCAGGTCCAATTGAACAAATTCGATATAAAGTCGAGCGACGGCGAAGCAACGCCTGGCCCGAGCGCATCGCCCGTGTCGGTTGGCAGCCACGCTTGCGAGATATGCGGAAAGATCTTCCAGTTTCGTTATCAGCTTATTGTACATCGCAGATATCATACCGAGAGAAAGCCATTCACGTGTCAG GTATGCGGCAAAGCGTTCTCAAATGCGAACGATCTAACACGTCACGGCAAATGTCATCTAGGAGGATCCATGTTCACCTGCACCGTTTGCTTTCACGTCTTTGCGAATGCGCCTTCGCTGGAACGTCATATGAAGAGACATGCCACCGACAAACCGTACAATTGCACGGTCTGCGGCAAGAGTTTCGCGCGCAAAGAGCATTTGGATAACCACACGAGATGTCATACTGGCGAGACGCCATATAG ATGTCAATACTGTTCGAAGACATTTACCCGAAAAGAACATATGGTAAATCACGTTCGCAAACACACTGGTGAGACTCCACATCGATGTGATATTTGCAAGAAGAGCTTTACTCGCAAAGAACACTTTATGAACCATGTTATGTGGCATACAGGAGAAACCCCTCATCATTGCCAAGCTTGCGGCAAGAAGTATACGCGCAAAGAGCATCTCGCTAACCATATGCGCTCGCACACAAACGACACGCCGTTCCGTTGTGAAATATGCG GTAAGTCGTTTACGAGGAAGGAGCACTTCACGAACCACATAATGTGGCATACGGGCGAGACGCCGCACCGCTGTGACTTCTGCTCGAAGACGTTCACGCGAAAGGAACACCTCCTGAACCACGTTCGCCAGCACACGGGTGAGTCTCCACACCGATGCGGCTTCTGCTCCAAATCGTTCACCAGAAAGGAACACCTTGTTAACCACATCCGCCAACACACAG GGGAGACGCCCTTCCGCTGTTCGTACTGTCCGAAAGCATTTACGCGGAAGGATCACCTGGTGAACCACGTCAGGCAGCACACGGGTGAGTCACCGCACAAGTGCCAGTATTGCACCAAATCCTTCACGCGGAAGGAACATTTGACCAATCACGTGCGTCAACACACAGGCGAATCGCCACATCGATGCCACTTCTGCTCCAAGTCATTTACTCGTAAGGAGCATTTGACGAATCATGTGCGCATCCACACTGGCGAATCTCCACATAGGTGTGAGTTTTGCCAGAGGACGTTCACTAGGAAAGAACATCTAAATAATCATCTCCGTCAACATACCGGAGATTCCTCACACTGTTGCAACGTATGCTCCAAACCATTCACAAGAAAg GAGCATCTCGTGAATCATATGCGTTGCCATACCGGTGAACGTCCGTTCGTGTGCACAGAATGTGGCAAGAGTTTCCCGCTGAAGGGCAATCTTCTCTTCCATATGCGCTCGCACAACAAGGGCAGCAACGCCGAGAGGCCGTTCCGCTGCGACCTGTGCCCCAAAGATTTCATGTGCAAAGGACACTTAGTCTCGCACCGGCGCTCGCATTCAGACGAGCGGCCGCACAGTTGCCCGGATTGCGGCAAGACCTTCGTCGAGAAGGGCAACATGCTGCGACACTTACGCAAACACGCGGCCGAAGGCCCACCGACACAAGTTAGCACACCGTCAGCTATACCGCAATCCGGTGTCCTGCCGATACCGGCAGCGGCGGCAGTCCTGGTTGGACATCCATTAGCACCGCCGGCGCCGCCTGTTGTGCCGCAACATACGGTGGTCGTGCCGACACCGCCCGGTGTCGGATTGGCGTCGTACTAG